The DNA sequence TATCCAATTTGTTCCTTGCAGGCGTTGCAGTACATCAAGTATGAACAGAAATGAGATATATGCTTATAATGTTGATGCTAGACGACTTAATTCGACGTGGCAAAGTCCAGTTTCTCGCCCTGCGAGGCCATGGTCTTCCGTTATTTTACCCAATAACCTGAAAAATGACCTCTTGAGGGACATCGAGAAGTTTCTAAGTGAGAAAGAGATCCGTTGGTATGCTGCGAGAGGTGAGTAAGGTGAACTAGGCGCGTGTGCAATAACGGCTCATACATCCATACTCTAGGTATACCGCATCGAAGAGGTTATTTATTTCATGGTGCCCCGGGGTCTGGTAAGACCACATTGGGTGAATTATCTTTACGAATCTCGCATACATGAGGAAGGATCTATCTCATCAATTACTCATTTGCAGTAACTGCAATAGCGAGTAAATTGGCTTTGGACATCTACGTTATTAATCCTGCGCAAAGAGGGTATGTTGACTCATTGCCCTCTGCAGTGGGATATTGACTGTACATTGTTTGAGCAGTATGGATGATGCGAAATTGGCGAAATTATTTCGAGTATGTCCTGCAAAAAGCGTCATCCTCATTGAAGATATGTGAGTGCTTCACTTCGATCTGTATGACTAACACATGGGATCTCGCTGATGTTATTCATCCGTGCTTTCGTGTAGCGATTGCATCTTCCCTCGTGGGCGGGGTCAAAATACAACAGCTTTAGAATTTGAGGATGAGCTTATAAAGGGACATCATGATGATGCCGATCAGATCGATTGTCAAGTACAATCTCCAAATGCGAGTATAGTGGGAGGAGGAAAGCATGATTTGGCTCCTTCAACAGTCACAATGTCTGGTTTGCTGAATGCTATTGACGGCGTATCAAGTCAAGAGGGCTGCATTTTGGTGGCAACTACGTGAGTTGCCTTTTATGAATGGACTACTTCGGGCCTTAGAGATTGACGAAAATGTGCGTTGAGATAGAAACCATTCTGAACGATTGGATCCAGCACTATCAAGAGCAGGtagatttgatattgaaatagAATTCACCTTTGCTACGCCTTCACAAGCAAGAGATTTGTATCTTCACTTCTATCCTTTGGAAGAATTTCGATCAACATCCAAAGCACACGAATCAATAATATCTTCAGCAGGCGGATCAGATGACCTGAACGAGAAGGAAAGAATCTCAAGTATGAGAGCGATCAGCAACACTAGTCCGATCTTTTTGAAAGATCAGAGTGAATTAGAGGAGTTGGCCGATAAATTTGTAAATTCTATATTCTCAGACGAAGCCGAGGTACCAGACGAAGATAATCAGCTGGAATACCTGAAAGATACTCAGACGTCCAGAGTGGCTCAACCAAAATTCTCGATGGCTTCACTTCAATCATTTTTATTGAGATACAAGGAAGATCCAGTTTCGGCTTGTAATCCCAAGAACCTGGAAGAATGGTTGAAATGCGAGACCAGCCAAAAGGTAAGTTTCTAGAGCGTCCTATCGCTGGTCATAACAAGATAATATGAAAATACCGTTTATTTTCTGCTGATACTATGTGCTGTCCAGAGCATGCATAAAGGCAAAGCCGTCTCGCGAAGAAAGAAAGCATCCAAGAAACCCACCGAAATTATGGTTGATGAGgagaatcaaaagaatacGGTGAATAACCAAAATCCAATCACTCATTTGGCTAATACGGAAAGTGAGAAGGTTGAATCAAGCGAGAAATAGATGATCCAGCTTAGCTTTGCGTAGAAAATTGGGTTGTGTAGGTGTATTGAGATGGCAAAGTTGTATACAACATACACATTAGTGAAAAGAGCGGAGAATCTGATAGATGCATATGCAATTTTGTTtttatgttgattttttgtttcGTATTCAATAGTTTATCTCAAGCAGTATCCACACTCTAAGATCACCATGACTAATTCTAACACCCAAATAGATAAATCCTTCCTGTCACTTCTCAAACCCTAATAGCCAGTTTGAACTGATTTATTCGTTGATTTTAGCAAGAATTTCGGCATCTTTGAAGAGGTGGTATTCCTAAACAACCATAATGGCATAGAAAGTTAGCATTTGGCATTATTGATATTCGAAAGCAcgatattgataatgttTATTTCGTGCCATATCCGTGTCATTCTAGTACGCTAACAAGGGGGCGACCATGACTATCTTCCTACAAGATACTCTGCCCCTACCCACCCCACACCCCAAaccaaaaaaatcaaaattgatatgacaaatcaaatcaactcacctcttctcCAACTTTAATAGGACTTCCACCCCATCCAGGTAATAAAACTCTATCACCAACTTTTACACTAACTGGACTtactacaccttctttatttgGTGCACCTGGACCTACAGCAATGACTGTAGcttctggtaaaggtgatgaggTTGCTGTTGAAGGTAGGAAAAGACCTGTAGCTGTTTTCTATTGTGCAAATGTCAATTTACAATCTATTagcttatatatcttttacATAAATAAAGGTTAATACGATATAttgagattgttgatttatGTATTGTTTAATGAACGCTTTGAAGACTTGACTTATGATGGGGATATACTCACGGTTTCAGCCTTGAATCTTTGTACTAAGACTCGGTCaagaagaggttgaagaGATCTGATTGATTTAAAGGTGGCGGACTATATGATCAAGCCGATAGGATTGTCAGTGAATGCTTATACTTGATACTTCAGTATACCAAAAAAAGATCGTCATGTTGAGAGGAGTATCCCTTCTTAGATGTATATCGTAAGCTGGTGGGTTtgaaactcaccattttGGCTGAATTTCGTTATTCCTGGAAGGATGATCTTGATGCAAGTGCTAAATTACAATTTCGAAATAAGAGGAATTCAATTAACCTTAGCTGTTTATCGTTGTTCAATTGTTTCAATCCGTCGGCGATGTCATGCAAGCTGACTTTTTGGTTTTGACTTTGTGACTTTGTATTTCTAGACATTTCCTTTTGGTACTCATTATAGTGAAATAATCAAGTTTCTCACGGTTGACTGAATAAAACCGAATATTTCCAGGGCGTAGAATTATAACCGATCTTTCTAGTAAACCTAGTAAACCCATCGCTACTCTATTATAGTATTTGACTTTTTTCGGATCTGCTATTCTTTACATCGATTTATGACTTTTATCTCTCCCTCTTCATCCTTCTTTGCCACTTTttcaaaaaatcatcaaaatatcaagatgaacttccttagatcaagatcagctttACCTAGACCAGCTAGATTATTACAATCTACTACTACATCTACTATAACAAAAAGAGGTTATGCTTCAAAAGATGTTGTTTTTGGAAATGATGCTAGACAAGGAATGTTAAAAGGTGTAgatattttagctaaagctgttAGTGCTACACTTGGTCCAAAAGGAAGAACCGTCATTATTGGTTAGCTTTTCTCCCTTTATCTAATAGGGATTCATAAGCTGACGAAAATTGTTATATGTAAAACAGGTCAAAGTTTCGGTGGACCAAAAATCACAAAAGATGGTGTATCAGTAGCTAAAGCTATTACACTTAAAGATCCAGTAGAAAACCTTGGTGCTCGGTAAGCTGACTCTTACTCATCCCCATCATGGACATCAGCTTATGTATATACGGTGATTTATAGTCTCGTTCAGGATGTCGCTTCAAAGACCAACGATACCGCTGGTGATGGTACAACTACCGCTACTGTTCTCGCTAGAGCTATTTACTCTGAAGGTGTAAAGAACGTTGCTGCCGGTTGTAACCCAATGGATCTTAGACGAGGTGCTCAAAAAGCCGTTGACAGAGTTCTTGAAGTTCTCGAACAAAACAAACGAGTTATCACTACCAGTGAAGAGATCGCTCAAGTGAGTCAAATCGTAACATGATAGTTCTCTGTTCGTTGTGCTTATATTGGTCCATTTTAGGTCGCTACTATCTCAGCTAACGGTGATACCCACGTTGGTGCTATCATTGCTCAAGCTATggaaaaagttggtaaagaaggtgttaTTACCGTTAAAGAAGGCCGAACcatagaagatgaaattgagatCACTGAGGGTATGAGATTCGACCGAGGTTTCCTTTCCCCATATTTAATCACCGATGCCAAAAACCAACGAGTCGAATTAGAAAAACCATTTGTGTTATtatctgaaaagaaaatttcagctttacaagatattttaccatcattaGAAATTGCCGCTCAAACTAGAAGACCATTATTGATTATCGCTGAAGATGTTGACGGAGAAGCTTTAGCCGCTATTATCTTAAACAAACTTAGAGGTCAACTACAAGTTGCTGCAGTTAAAGCTCCAGGTTTCGGTGATaacagaaaatcaattttaggtgatatCGCCATATTAACAGGTGGTACTGTTTTCTcagatgaattggatgttaaattagataaagctaCACCAGATTTATTCGGTTCAACAGGTTCAGTCACAATAACCAAAGAAGATACGATCATCttaaatggtgaaggtgataaatcaaatatccaAGCTAGATGTGAACAGATCAGAGGTGTGATTAATGATCAAACAACAAGTGATTATGACAGAACTAAAttacaagaaagattagctaaattaggtggtggtgttgcCGTTATTAAAGTTGGTGGTACATCTGAGGTTGAAGttggtgaaaagaaagatagatatgatgatgctttGAATGCTACTCGAGCagctgtagaagaaggtattgtACCTGGAGGTGGTACAGCTTTATTAAAAGCatcaattcaacttgattcaTTGAATGTTGACAACtttgatcaaaaattagGTGTATCAATGATTAGACAAGCAATTAGAAGACCAGTTAGAACTATAGTTGAAaatgcaggtgaagaaggttcagtCGTTGTTGGaaaattattatctgaagaatttTCAACAcaagataaattcaattggGGATATGATGCAGCAACATCACAATATAGAGATATGATCTCTGCTGGTATTTTAGATCCTTTGAAAGTCGTTAGAACTGCTTTAGTTGATGCTTCAGGTGTAGCAAGTTTATTAACTACTTCAGAAGCTTgtgttgttgatgctgaagaaaaagctcCACCTCCaggtatgggtatgggtgGTATGGGAGGTATGGGAGGTATGGGTGGAATGATGTGATCAGGCTTAAATGTCAGGACATAATgcattgttgttgatatggACAtaaaggaaggaaggaaatAGAAAAAAACGTAaaatttttcattttgtagGAAGATAAGTAGAAAAAATATAAAAATAAATAGTTAAAAATATGCCAGCAACAAGCAAATCAAGTATAAGGCATTCTTGTTATGGTAGTCATATAGTCATTATGAATATTCATTCACATCTCCATTGTAATGTGAAATCAAGCAAACTAAAAATGTGCCTTTGACCGCGGATGAGCAGTGTGtgaaaagatgattgattcaGCAAATCATTCGCGTTATTCCCCTATGTTAATCGGTCACCTACGTCTAATCTTTTCTCATGTCACTAAAGGGTCAGtaagatcatcatcatcaagttcagtAACTTGTACTGAGACTCTGCTACTACTACTACGTGTTGGCAAAACGCTTGGTGATGATTGTAACGTGCACTTTGACAAGAAGCTATTCTCATCAGTGTTATTTGAATCGAGAGCGATACTGCTTTTTTCGGTTATACTTTTTTCACTGATGATCTGAACATCgaatcatctaatttagtATGAACATCTAAGAAGTTTCTTAATTCACTTAATTTTTTTGGATAATATCTAATGATCCAATCACTTGAATCTAAAGCTTTACTTAATATAGTCATTTTATCATAAACGAATTTAATTTTTGAATTCGTCTCCGTCTCCGTCCTCGTCTCGgaataaaaatcaaataattcatcatgtACTTttttatattgattttttaactCTTCAGTTCTTCTACAAGTTAATATGTTTTCGTGAATTATAGATTttatagaagatgattccATTTCATGCGATACGAGTGTTGGTTTAAGGTTAGGTTCATTATTaataatttgataaatcgatCCATTAGAAGAGAAATCTGAAAATAGTTCATTATTGATTATGACCCGTCTCTTTAACTCTTCTTGAGAACCACTGGGATCATTCAAGTTGATATTTTTATGTCGATGGCATTGTtgattatcaccttcatgatcaatataatctTTCTCAACGGTTATATCGCTAAACAACCTCAAAAGgttcatatcatcttctaattgttcACTTAATCCTTGTAAATA is a window from the Kwoniella dendrophila CBS 6074 chromosome 6, complete sequence genome containing:
- a CDS encoding heat shock protein 60, mitochondrial, which translates into the protein MNFLRSRSALPRPARLLQSTTTSTITKRGYASKDVVFGNDARQGMLKGVDILAKAVSATLGPKGRTVIIGQSFGGPKITKDGVSVAKAITLKDPVENLGARLVQDVASKTNDTAGDGTTTATVLARAIYSEGVKNVAAGCNPMDLRRGAQKAVDRVLEVLEQNKRVITTSEEIAQVATISANGDTHVGAIIAQAMEKVGKEGVITVKEGRTIEDEIEITEGMRFDRGFLSPYLITDAKNQRVELEKPFVLLSEKKISALQDILPSLEIAAQTRRPLLIIAEDVDGEALAAIILNKLRGQLQVAAVKAPGFGDNRKSILGDIAILTGGTVFSDELDVKLDKATPDLFGSTGSVTITKEDTIILNGEGDKSNIQARCEQIRGVINDQTTSDYDRTKLQERLAKLGGGVAVIKVGGTSEVEVGEKKDRYDDALNATRAAVEEGIVPGGGTALLKASIQLDSLNVDNFDQKLGVSMIRQAIRRPVRTIVENAGEEGSVVVGKLLSEEFSTQDKFNWGYDAATSQYRDMISAGILDPLKVVRTALVDASGVASLLTTSEACVVDAEEKAPPPGMGMGGMGGMGGMGGMM